Proteins encoded in a region of the Oreochromis aureus strain Israel breed Guangdong unplaced genomic scaffold, ZZ_aureus HiC_scaffold_388, whole genome shotgun sequence genome:
- the LOC120437071 gene encoding uncharacterized protein LOC120437071, with protein MCRINQAALLFIQLLVMCHVFAENHRSTFVFRGGSVTLTCNISNKNATQISWTNGRSVFQYSVVLNCTFSNFSFYKLNINHELPTELTIFSAQPEDKGLYTCAITGKNGLHSITWNLTVSEKPTESISKYFLSMLSPAIGFILCGIMLAVFLCRKIMTKKRNQGPDCSEIPPESEELELHQPQGHTAHWKNNKRRSQYMENLNLIYDHF; from the exons ATGTGCAGGATAAACCAAGCAGCACTTCTCTTCATTCAGCTTTTAGTGATGTGTCATGTCTTTGCAG AAAACCACAGGTCTACCTTTGTGTTCAGAGGAGGCTCAGTGACCCTGACTTGCAACATATCCAacaaaaatgcaacacaaatcTCCTGGACCAACGGCAGATCTGTTTTCCAATATTCCGTTGTGCTGAACTGCACATTTTCAAATTTCTCATTTTACAAACTGAATATAAATCATGAGTTACCTACAGAGCTAACTATTTTTAGTGCTCAGCCTGAGGATAAAGGACTTTATACATGTGCCATAACTGGCAAAAATGGCCTACACAGCATTACGTGGAATTTAACTGTGTCTGAGAAACCCACAG AATCCATTTCAAAGTATTTTCTATCCATGCTATCACCTGCAATTGGATTCATTCTATGTGGCATCATGTTGGCtgttttcctctgcag AAAAATTATGACGAAGAAACGGAATCAAGGTCCAGACTGCAGTGAGATTCCTCCTGAGTCAGAGGAG TTGGAGCTCCATCAACCACAGGGTCACACTGCTCATTGGAAAAATAACAAGCGGAGGAGTCAGTATATGGAGAACCTGAATTTAATCTATGATCACTTCTAA